In a genomic window of Colius striatus isolate bColStr4 chromosome 2, bColStr4.1.hap1, whole genome shotgun sequence:
- the CCDC88A gene encoding girdin isoform X2 codes for MENEVFTPLLEQFMSSPLVTWVKTFGPLAGGNGTNLDEYVALVDGVFLNEVMLQINPKSANQRINKKVNNDASLRIQNLSILVKQIKTYYQETLQQLIMMSLPNVLIIGKNPFSEPGTEEIKKLLLLLLGCAVQCQKKEEFIERIQGLDFDTRAAVAAHIQEVTHNQENVFDLQWMDVIVLTQEYVEPLLKNMALHLKRLIDERDEHSETIIELSEERDCLRFLPHASAAQSPCGSPGMKRTESRQHLSVELADAKAKIRRLRQELEEKTEQLLDCKQELEQMETELKRLQQENMNLLSDARSARVYRDELDALREKAIRVDKLESEVSRYKERLHDIEFYKARVEELKEDNQVLLETKTMLEDQLEGTRARSDKLHELEKENLQLKAKLHDMEMERDMDRKKIEELMEENMTLEMAQKQSMDESLHLGWELEQINRTTELSEVPQKSLGHEVNELTSSRLLKLEMENQSLLKTVEELQSAVGSVEGSTSKILKMEKENQRLSKKLEELENEISQEKQSLQNSQNLSKDLMKEKAQFEKTLEALRENSERQIKLLEQENEHLNQTVASLRQRSQISAEARMKEIEKENKILHESIKETSSKLNKIEFEKKQIRKELEHYKEKGERAEELENELHHLEKENELLQKKITNLKITCEKIEALEQENSDLEMENRKLKKALDSLKNLTFQLESLEKENSQLDEENLELRRTIESLKCTSIKVAQLQLENKELESEKEQLKKSLELMKASFKKTERLEVSYQGLDTENQRLQKALENSNKKIQQLESELQDLESENQTLQKNLEELKISSKRLEQLEKENKLLEQETSQLEKDKKQLEKENKRLRQQAEIKDSTLEENNVKISNLEKENKSLFKEIVVYKESCGRLKELEKENKELVKRATIDKKTLVTLREDLVSEKLKTQQMNNDLEKLAHELEKIGLNKERLLHDEQSSDDRYKLLESKLESTLKKSLEIKEEKIAALEARLEESTNLNQQLRQELKTVKKNYEALKQRQEEERMVQNSPPRSGEDNQPVNKWEKENQETTRELLKVKDRLIEVERNNATLQAEKQALKTQLKQLETQNSNLQAQILALQRQTVSLQEQNTTLQTQNAKLQVENSTLNSQSTSLMNQNAQLLIQQSALENENEGVLKEREDLKSLYESLLKDHEKLEHLHERQASEYESLIAKHGSLKSAHKNLEVEHKDLEDRYNQLLKQKVQLEELEKVLKIEQEKMLQQNEKHESVAADYKKLCDENGRLTNTYSQLLRENEVLQTDHKNLKTLLNNSKLEQTRLEAEFSKLKEQYQQLDITSTKLNNQCELLSQLKGNLEEENRHLLDQIQTLMLQNRTLLEQNMESKDLFHVEQRQYIDKLNELRRQKEKLEEKIMDQYKFYEPSPPRRRGNWITLKMRKLIKSKKDVNRERLKSVTLTPTRSESSEGFLQLPHQDSQDSSSVGSNSLEDGQTLGTKKSSMVALKRLPFLRNRPKEKDKMKAFYRRSMSMNDLVQSMVLAGGQWTGSTEHLEGPDDISTGKRRKELGAMAFSTTAINFATVNSSTGFRSKQLLNNKDTTSFEDVSPQGISDDSSTGSRVHGVQDIICADALAPPVRGISTMCKVPCQICSSRPASLDSGRTSTSNSNNNASLHEVKAGAVNQSRPQSHSSGEFSLLHDHEAWSSSSSSPIQYLKGHTRSSPVLQQRTSETLDSRGKQMKTGSPGSEVVTLQQFLEESNKSTSGELKSASEENLLDEVMKSLSESAELTGKDKLRRQPGAGCGIVRSFSVKNTIEFSDGRSLKPEQLVRPSLRRSDDTYFTSSPIKFTSGAQGKARSVKDKMQSVSQRQSRDCNPYATLPRASSVISTAEGTTRRTSIHDFLSKDSRQPVSVDPAPSTADRSVPATSSEYSAHQLSPNLFHCVAYRVDCVPESDAANPVNPPYVGCNSDGPKTSKVGRSHFHQRTSLSTSVFHDTLSPSGNDSTGLFTVHKPFLSLNTELVSNISGLPHRSPSKPADQASLSAFRPLPKNAEEPPAHQKPAHSEQRSVPAAESVPTTSVSASEAQSPLLVSEDNKTVWYEYGCV; via the exons AGCCAGgtactgaagaaataaaaaaactccTCCTCCTTTTACTTGGCTGTGCAGTTCAG tgtcagaaaaaagaagaatttattGAAAGAATCCAAGGTCTGGATTTTGACACACGAGCAGCTGTTGCAGCCCATATCCAAGAG GTAACTCATAATCAGGAAAACGTGTTTGATCTGCAGTGGATGGATGTCATTGTACTGACACAAGAGTATGTTGAACCTCTGTTGAAAAATATGGCGTTGCATTTAAAAAGACTTATAGATGAAAGAGATGAGCACTCAGAG ACTATCATCGAGCTCTCAGAAGAGCGGGACTGTCTCCGTTTCCTACctcacgcatcagcagcacaatcACCTTGTGGATCTCCTGGCATGAAGCGCACTGAGAGCAGACAGCACCTGTCAGTGGAGCTCGCAGATGCCAAAGCAAAGATAAGAAGGCTTAGGCAAGAGCT TGAGGAAAAGACTGAGCAGTTGCTTGACTGTAAACAAGAACTTGAGCAGATGGAAACTGAACTGAAGAGACTTCAGCAAGAG AATATGAATTTACTGTCAGATGCCCGTTCTGCCAGGGTGTATAGAGATGAGTTGGATGCTCTTCGTGAGAAGGCAATACGAGTCGACAAGCTTGAAAGTGAAGTCAGCCGGTATAAAGAGCGGCTGCATGATATTGAATTCTACAAAGCTAGAGTGGAG GAGTTAAAGGAAGACAATCAAGTGCTGCTAGAAACAAAGACAATGTTGGAAGATCAGTTAGAGGGGACACGAGCCCGTTCCGATAAATTACATGAGTTAGAAAAAGAGAATCTACAACTAAAAGCTAAATTACATGATATGGAGATG GAGCGTGACATGGACAGAAAGAAGATTGAGGAACTCATGGAGGAAAATATGACTCTAGAAATGGCTCAGAAACAAAGTATGGATGAATCATTGCATCTGGGCTGGGAACTTGAACAGATAAATAGGACTACTGAGCTTTCTGAAG tgCCACAGAAGTCACTTGGTCATGAGGTGAATGAACTGACATCAAGCAGATTATTGAAGCTGGAAATGGAAAACCAAAGTTTGCTGAAGACAGTGGAAGAATTACAAAGTGCAGTGGGTTCTGTGGAAGGCAGTACTTCAAAGATTctgaaaatggagaaagaaaaccaaagactTAGCAAAAAG CTTGAAGAGCTCGAGAATGAAATTAGCCAAGAGAAACAAAGTCTTCAGAACAGCCAAAATTTGAGTAAAGAtttgatgaaagaaaaagcacagttTGAAAAGACACTGGAAGCACTTCGAGAAAACTCAGAGCGACAA ATTAAACTATTAGAACAGGAAAATGAACACTTGAATCAAACAGTAGCTTCTCTGAGACAACGCTCACAAATCAGTGCTGAAGCaagaatgaaagaaattgaaaaagagAATAAGATCCTTCACGAGTCTATTAAAGAGACCAGCAGTAAGTTAAATAAGATTGaatttgagaaaaaacaaatcaggaaAGAACTGGAACACTacaaagagaaaggggagaggGCAGAAGAACTTGAGAATGAGCTGCATCACCTCGAGAAAGAAAACGagttgttacagaaaaaaataactaactTAAAAATTACTTGTGAGAAGATCGAGGCCTTAGAACAAGAGAACTCAGACCTGGAAATGGAgaacagaaagctgaaaaaagCTTTGGATAGCCtaaaaaatctcacttttcaATTAGAATCCTTAGAAAAGGAGAATTCACAACTCGATGAAGAAAACTTAGAGTTAAGGAGAACGATTGAATCCTTGAAGTGTACCAGCATTAAAGTGGCGCAGTTACAGTTAGAAAACAAGGAGCTAGAGAGTGAAAAGGAGCAGCTTAAAAAAAGCCTTGAACTCATGAAAGCCTCATTTAAGAAAACTGAACGCTTGGAAGTCAGCTACCAAGGGCTAGACACAGAAAACCAAAGGCTACAGAAAGCCCTCGAAAACAGCAATAAGAAGATTCAGCAACTCGAAAGCGAATTACAGGATTTAGAGTCTGAAAATCAGACTCTGCAAAAGAACTTGGAAGAGTTAAAAATCTCTAGTAAGCGCCTAGAGCAATTGGAGAAGGAGAATAAGTTGTTAGAACAAGAGACTTCTCAGCTGGAAAAAGATAAGAAACagctagaaaaagaaaacaaaaggcttCGGCAACAAGCAGAGATTAAAGACAGTACTTTAGaagaaaacaatgtaaaaattAGTAacctggaaaaggaaaacaaatctctATTCAAAGAAATAGTTGTGTATAAAGAGTCGTGTGGACGCCTGaaagagctggaaaaagaaaacaaggagcTGGTGAAAAGGGCCACCATTGATAAGAAAACCCTGGTCACTCTAAGAGAG GACTTGGTGAGTGAAAAATTGAAGACCCAACAAATGAACAATGATCTAGAAAAACTTGCCCATGAGCTTGAAAAAATAGGCTTGAACAAGGAACGTCTCCTGCACGATGAACAGAGCAGTGACGACAG GTACAAGCTTTTGGAGTCTAAATTAGAATCCACACTGAAGAAGTCTCTGGagatcaaagaggaaaaaattgcAGCTTTGGAGGCTCGTTTAGAAGAATCAACAAATTTAAACCAGCAGCTCCGTCAGGAACTTAAAACA GTGAAGAAGAACTATGAAGCTCTCAAGCAAAGacaagaagaggaaaggatGGTTCAGAATTCTCCTCCAAGAAGTGGAGAAGACAATCAACCTGTCAATAAGtgggagaaagaaaatcaggaaaCTACTAGAGAGTTATTGAAAGTTAAAGATAGATTAATCGAAGTGGAAAGGAAT AATGCTACGCTGCAGGCAGAGAAGCAAGCACTGAAGACACAGTTAAAGCAACTTGAGACACAGAACAGCAATCTGCAGGCTCAGATTCTTGCACTTCAGAGACAGACTGTTTCTCTACAGGAGCAAAACACAACTCTACAAACTCAAAATGCCAAGCTACAG GTTGAAAATTCCACCCTTAATTCTCAAAGCACATCTCTCATGAATCAGAATGCACAGCTATTGATCCAGCAGTCtgctttagaaaatgaaaacgAAGGTGTGCTCAAGGAGCGTGAAGATCTGAAATCACTCTACGAATCCCTTCTCAAAGATCACGAGAAGCTGGAACACCTGCATGAACGCCAAGCTTCTGAGTATGAATCTCTGATTGCTAAACATGGAAGTCTGAAATCTGCACACAAAAACCTGGAGGTGGAGCATAAGGACTTAGAAGATAG GTACAATCAGTTGCTGAAACAGAAGGTGCAGCTGGAAGAACTGGAGAAGGTACTGAAGATAGAACAGGagaagatgctgcagcagaatGAAAAACATGAAAGTGTGGCAGCAGACTATAAAAAACTTTGTGATGAAAATGGAAG GCTTACTAATACATACAGCCAGCTCTTGAGAGAGAATGAAGTTCTCCAAACTGATCATAAGAATTTGAAGACGTTACTGAACAATTCCAAACTCGAACAAACACGATTGGAAGCTGAGTTTTCTAAACTCAAAGAGCAGTACCAACAGCTGGATATTACATCGACAAAACTAAATAATCAGTGTGAG CTGCTTAGCCAGCTTAAAGGCAACctggaggaggaaaacagaCATCTGCTAGATCAAATTCAGACATTAATGCTACAGAATAGAACGTTACTTGAACAGAATATGGAAAGCAAGGATCTCTTCCATGTAGAGCAAAGGCAGTACAT TGACAAGTTGAATGAACTAAGGCGACAAaaggagaagctggaggagAAGATAATGGATCAGTATAAATTTTATGAACCATCTCCACCAAGAAG AAGGGGCAACTGGATTACACTCAAAATGAGGAAGCTGATAAAATCTAAGAAGGATGTTAATCGAGAACGTTTGAAGTCTGTGACCCTTACGCCTACCCGCTCGGAATCCAGCGAAGGATTTCTGCAGCTGCCCCACCAGGACAGTCAGGATAGTTCCTCTGTGGGCTCAAACTCTCTTGAAGATGGCCAGACCTTGGGGACCAAAAAGAGTAGTA TGGTTGCACTGAAAAGACTGCCCTTTTTGAGGAACAGACcgaaggaaaaagacaaaatgaaggCCTTCTACCGTCGCTCCATGT CCATGAATGACCTGGTGCAGTCCATGGTCCTAGCAGGAGGACAATGGACAGGTAGTACTGAGCATCTGGAGGGTCCTGATGATATATCTACGGgtaaaaggaggaaagaattGGGAGCTATGGCCTTCTCTACTACAGCTATCAACTTTGCAACTGTCAACTCTTCTACAGGCTTCAGATCCAAGCAGTTGCTAAATAACAAAG ATACTACATCCTTTGAAGATGTAAGTCCACAAGGTATTAGTGATGATTCTAGTACGGGATCAAGAGTTCACG GAGTACAGGACATTATCTGTGCAGATGCTCTTGCTCCTCCTGTTCGTGGCATTTCAACAATGTGCAAGGTTCCTTGTCAAATCTGTT CTTCCAGACCAGCCAGCCTTGATAGTGGCAGAACATCCACTAGCAATAGCAATAACAATGCTTCACTCCATGAAGTCAAAG CAGGTGCAGTTAATCAAAGCAggccacagagtcacagcagcGGAGAGTTCAGCCTGCTCCACGACCACGAGGCTTGGtctagcagcagcagcagtcccaTTCAGTATCTGAAAGGTCACACAAGGTCCAGTCCTGTGCTCCAGCAAAGAACATCAGAAACACTGGATAGCCGTGGGAAACAGATGAAAACCGGTTCTCCTGGGAGTGAAGTCGTTACCCTGCAGCAGTTCTTAGAGGAAAGCAACAAGAGTACCTCGGGAGAG CTGAAATCTGCAAGCGAAGAGAATCTTTTAGATGAAGTAATGAAAAGCTTATCAGAGTCTGCAGAGCTGACAGGGAAGGACAAGCTGAGAAGACAGCCAGGTGCCGGCTGTGGTATCGTCAGATCGTTCAGTGTGAAAAACACAATTGAGTTCTCAGATGGACGGTCCCTTAAACCAGAGCAACTCGTAAGGCCCAGCCTTCGTAGAAGTGATGATACCTATTTCACTAGCTCTCCAATAAAATTCACATCAGGTGCTCAAGGGAAGGCCAGATCGGTTAAAGACAAGATGCAAAGCGTGTCCCAGCGACAATCGAGAGATTGCAACCCTTACGCCACCTTACCTCGCGCCAGCAGCGTGATTTCCACGGCAGAGGGAACCACTCGAAGGACAAGCATTCATGATTTTTTGTCTAAGGACAGTAGGCAACCTGTCTCAGTCGATCCAGCACCCTCCACCGCTGACAGAAGTGTTCCAGCAACTTCTAGTGAGTACTCAGCACACCAGCTCTCCCCTAATTTGTTTCACTGTGTGGCTTACAGAGTAGATTGTGTTCCAGAGAGCGATGCAGCTAACCCAGTTAACCCACCTTATGTAGGATGTAACTCTGATGGGCCTAAGACTTCAAAGGTGGGAAGGTCACATTTTCATCAGAGAACTTCGCTGAGCACGAGTGTGTTTCATGATACACTCAGTCCCTCTGGTAACGACAGCACAGGATTGTTCACTGTGCATAAGCCATTTTTATCCCTTAACACTGAATTAGTTAGTAATATCAGTGGATTGCCTCACAGATCTCCATCAAAACCAGCTGATCAGGCAAGCCTGTCAGCGTTCAGACCACTGCCTAAAAATGCAGAGGAGCCTCCTGCTCATCAGAAACCTGCCCATAGTGAGCAGAGGTCAGTTCCAGCTGCTGAGTCGGTTCCCACCACCTCTGTGAGCGCTAGTGAGGCTCAGTCCCCGCTCCTGGTTTCTGAAGACAATAAAACAGTGTGGTATGAGTATGGCTGTGTATGA